In Chloroflexia bacterium SDU3-3, the genomic stretch TGCTGGCCGAGATTCTGGGGCTGGATGTGTACGAGCAGCTGGAGGGCGGCTCGAAGGAGCGCGCCAAGTCGCTCGATGGCCAGATGAAGGTGGTGGAGGGCCAGATCGCCGAGCTGGAGCGCCAGGCCAGCGAGCAGGAGTTCCGCGCCAAAGAGGTGGAGAGCGCCGAGCGCCACGTGGCCAGCGTGTCCGAGCAGCTGGCCGAGGCCGAGCAGCAGCTGGCCGAGCTGTCCGCCCGCGTCCAGTCGCTTGAGCAGCTGCGCCAGCGCAGCCAAGATCTGCGCAAGCGCCAGGCCGACATCCGCCGCGAGCGCGACGATCTGGCCGTGGCGGTGGAGCGCCTGCGACGCGCGGTGAACGAGAGCGAGCAGGTGGTGGCCCGCCGCGCCGAGATCACGGCGGGCGTGGCGCAGCTCGAGGCCGCCCAGGCCGAGCAGCGCCGCTACGACGACCTGCGCGACCCCTACGACCAGCTGCTGGAGCGCTACCGCGCCCACGAGAAGGCGGTGGATACGGCTGAAGGCCAGATCAAGGCCGACCTACGCGTGGCCGAGGGCGAGCTGAAGCGGCTGCGCGATGCCGCCGCCCGCCGCCCCCACCTTGAGGCTCAGCTGGCCGATCTCCAGCGGCAGAGCAGCGGCTTTCCTGCGCTTCAGGAGGAGCTGGGTAAGGCCCGCACCCGCCGCGCCGAGCTGAGCGAGAAGCTGCAGGAATCGAGTCGATTGCAGGTGGAGCGCGGCAATCTGGCCCACCAGCTTGATCTGAAGAAGTCTAGCCTAACCAAGGTGCGCGACGATCTGAAGCGCCAGCAGAAAGAAGCCGAGGATCAGATTCGCCGCCTGGAGCAGGCCCGCCCCGAGCTGGAGCGCGCCCGCAGGCGTCAGGAGGCGCTGCAGGCCGATCTCGATGCCCTTGAGCAGCTGCGCGCCGACGAGCGCGGCGGCGTGGATCGGGCCGGGGCTTTGCGGGCCGAGTGCGCGCATATCAAGGCCCAGGGCGACGAGATTAACCGCAAGTTGGCGCTGCTGAAGGAGCAGGGCGACGCCCACGAGTGCCCGCTCTGCGGCAGCGAGCTGGGACACAGCGGCGTCGAGCGGATCGAGCAGCAGTACGACCGCGAGCGGGCTGACCTGCGCGCCCTGTTCAGCACCAAGAACAACGAGGCCAAGCAGATCGAGGCCAGCCTGGCCCAGCTGGGCGAACAGATCGCACGGCGCGAGGGCGCGGCCAGCGAGATGCAGCGCCTAGCGGGCCAGATCGCCCGCGGCGAGGCCGACCTCGCCGCCGCCGACCAGGCCCGCGCCCGCATGGCCGAGGACCAGCGCGCCCTAGAAGACGTGCAGCTCCAGCTGCTGAAGGGCGACTACGAGCACGGCACCCGCGCCGAGCTGGCCAAGGTCGACGCCATGATCAGCGCCCTGGGCGATGTGGAGACGGTCAAGCGCCAGCTGGCCCAGGCCGAGGAGCAGAGCCAGCGCGTCGAGCGCCGGATCGAGGAGCAGCGCGGCATTATCGCCAAGGTCGAGTCTATCCAGCGCGACATCCAGGCCATCGAAGAGTCGCTTCCCGCCCTGCACGACCAGGAGACGCTGGTGGGCGAGCTGCAGACCACGCTGGGCATGGGCGATTTTGCCCACGAGGATCGGCTGGCCATGGAGCGCATCAAGCAGCAGGCCAAAGATCTCGGCTATTCCTCCGACGCCCACCGCGCCGCTGGCGAGCAGGCCCGCGCCCTGGTGCGCTGGGAGGAGGAGCGGCGCAGGCTTGAGCGCGCCGAGGAGCGCCTGGCCGACGACCGTGCCGCGCTCGGGCGCGACGAGCAGTCGCTGGCCCGCCGCGATGAGGATCTGGCCGATGCCGACGCCCGTCTGGCCGAGATCCAGGCTAGCCTGCTCGACCTCGGCCCCGCCACCCGCGAGCGCGACGCCGCCCAGCTGCGCGCCGACGACCTGCGGCGCGTGCTGGGCGTGGCCCAGCGCGACCTGGGCGAGAAACGCGGCAAGCTGGCCACGGTGGAAAATGCTGCCGTCGAGCTGTTCTCGCAGCAGCAGCGCCGCAAGGAGCTGGCCGCGCGCAAGGCCCTCTACGACGATCTGACGCTGTCGTTTGGCAAAAAGGGCGTGCAGGCGCTGCTGATCGAGACCGCCGTGCCCGAGATTCAGGAGGAGGCCAACAAGCTGCTGGGCCGCATGACCGATAACCAGATGCACCTGACCTTTGAGACCCAGGGCGCGACCAAGAAGGGCGACGTGACCGAGACGCTGGAGATCAAGATCGCCGATGGCCTGGGCACCCGCGTCTACGACGCCTACTCCGGCGGCGAGAGCTTCCGCGTGGACTTCGCCATCCGCATCGCGCTGGCCAAGCTGCTGGCGCGGCGTGCGGGCGCGCGGCTGGAGACGCTGGTGATCGACGAGGGCTTCGGATCGCAGGACGCCAAGGGCCGCGAGCGCCTGGTCGAGGCGATCACCTCGGTGCAGCAGGACTTCGGGCAGATCCTCGTGGTCACGCATATCCAAGAGCTCAAAGACCTCTTCCCAGTGCAGATCGAGATCACCAAGAAGCCCGAGGGCAGCACCTGGGCCATCGCATAGCGCGGGCCGCCCCAGCGGCGCCGCACAAGGGAACCGATGTGAGCCTCGAATCGCTGCTCCCGCGCTTTATCACCATCCCGCCTGCGCCCTTTTTGATGGGCACGCCGATGCGCGACCTGAGCGGGCTGGCCAAGATCTACGGCGGCACGCGCGAGTCCTACCGCGAGGAGTCGCCGCAGTTCCCGCTCTCGCTCCACGCCTTCGAGATCGCCGATGTGCCCGTGACCAACGCGCTGTACGCCGCCTATGTGCACGCCAGCGGCGCGCGCGCGCCCCTGCACTGGCGCGGCCCCCAGCCGCCCGATGCCCTGCTCGACCACCCCGTGGCCGACGTGAGCTGGGCCGAGGCCGACGGGTTCTGCCAGTGGCTCTCGGGTGCGGTGTTTGGCCTGCGCCGCTGGGGCTGGCCGTTTCAGCGCGCCGCGCACTTCCGCCTGCCCAGCGAGGCCGAGTGGGAGCACGCCGCGCGCGGCACCGATGGGCGCACCTTTCCCTGGGGCGATACCTGGGATGCCCGCCTAGCCAACACCCAGGAGGCGGGCCTGGCTACCACTACGCGGGTGGGCGCCTACCCCCAGGGCGCTAGCCCCTACGGCTGCCTCGACATGTGCGGCAATGTCTGGGAGTGGACCGCGTCGCTCGATCGGCTCTACCCCTACTCGCGCCACGACGACCGCGAGCGCCGCAGCGCCGAGGGCAGGCGCATCCTGCGCGGCGGCTGCTACGCCAACCCGCATGGCTACGCCCGCTGCGCCTGCCGATTCCGGCTGGGCACCGATGTGCACAATCCCTTTCTCGGTTTCCGACTGGTACGTTCAAGCTAGGGTAGAAGGAGCATGGTATGGCGCAGATTCTCAAGCCGCCGACGCCGCTGCCAAAGCCGTTTGGCCTGCCGAGCGTTTTCCTGGCTGGGTCGATTGATATGGGCCAGGCGGCCACGTGGCAGCGTGATGTGGAGCAGCTTCTGGATGCGCACGAGATTCTCATCCTCAACCCGCGCCGCGACGACTGGGATGCCTCGTGGCAGCAGGATCGATCCAACCCTCAGTTTGTGGCCCAGGTCGAGTGGGAGCTCGACGCGCTGGCTCGCGCCGACCGCATCCTCATGTACTTTGCGCCGGGGTCGCTGGCCCCGATTACCCTGCTGGAGCTAGGGCTGTTTGCCAGCAGCGGCAAGGTGGTGGTGTGCTGCCCGCTGGGCTACTGGCGTAAGGGGAATATCGACATCATCTGCGAGCACCATCGCATCCCCCAGGCCTCCAACCTCGCCGAGCTATGCTCGTATGCCCCGCGCTAGTACAGGCGCTGGCCATAGATGTTATTTCGTTGGGAACTGCGCGAATTGCCATTTTATAATTTCCAGCCGCTCTGGTATACTAGTCGTGCAACATCTACCCAGCAGCGGAGTTACCCATGGATCGAATGGTCACCCTTGTGGTGGCGCTTGTGCTGATCCTCTCGATGGTGGTCGAAGGCATCCTGTTCGCTCAGAACCTCGATATGCGCCAGCGACTCGCCAGCCAGCCAGCTGCCACCGCGGCCACGAACGCCGCCCCCACCGCCAGCGCCGGTACCAGCGCCGAGCTTGAGCGCTACAAGCAAGACTATAACAAGGTCTTCACCGAGGCCCGCACGCTACGCGAGAAAAACGCCACGCTGAGCAGCGCCGCCAAAGAGCGCGACGAGCTGAAGGCTCAGCTCAGCACGCTGCAGCAGGAAAACACCAACCTCAAGAACGAAGTGCAGAACCTGCAGACCATGAATACGATCAACGGCCAGGTCACCAAGCTGCGCCAGCTGCCGCCGCTGGCCAATGTTCCCCGATCGTTCATGAACCAGGCCGAGCTGCGCGACTACTTCACCAAAAGCTACGAGACCAGCTACTCGGCTGATGCCGAGGCCGCCGACCGAGCGGTGCTGCAGGCGCTCGACATGGGCGGGCAGTCCTCGACCGAGGACATGCGCAAATCGCAGATCGAGACCATGACTAAGAGCGTGCTGGGCTTCTACGACCAGCAGACCAAGAAGCTGGTGGTTGTGACCAATCGGCCCCAGATGGGCGTCCACGACCGCGTGACCTACGCCCACGAGTTTACGCATAGCCTGCAGGATCAGCACTATGACCTGAGCGCGATGTTCGCGCGCACCAAGGGCAACTCCGACTACGATCAGGCCACCCGCGCCCTGATCGAGGGCGACGCCACCTACAGCATGTCGCTCTACGCCCAGAACTATCTCGACGCGATGGATGTGACCCAGTACCAGCTTGAGGCCTATCAGGATCTTGATCTCTACAGCGTGATGTCGAGCATCAGCTACAGCGGCCCCTTGGTCGAATCGGCCATGT encodes the following:
- a CDS encoding SMC family ATPase, yielding MIPRKLALRNFMCYREDVPPLEFDGLGIACLSGENGAGKSALLDALTWALWGESRLKSDDDLIALGATEMEVELTFALDGQDYRIIRKRSKAKRTGQSWLDFQVRSGDAWKSLTAASLRETQQTITSTLHMGYETFANSAFLRQGRADEFTRKEPSKRKQVLAEILGLDVYEQLEGGSKERAKSLDGQMKVVEGQIAELERQASEQEFRAKEVESAERHVASVSEQLAEAEQQLAELSARVQSLEQLRQRSQDLRKRQADIRRERDDLAVAVERLRRAVNESEQVVARRAEITAGVAQLEAAQAEQRRYDDLRDPYDQLLERYRAHEKAVDTAEGQIKADLRVAEGELKRLRDAAARRPHLEAQLADLQRQSSGFPALQEELGKARTRRAELSEKLQESSRLQVERGNLAHQLDLKKSSLTKVRDDLKRQQKEAEDQIRRLEQARPELERARRRQEALQADLDALEQLRADERGGVDRAGALRAECAHIKAQGDEINRKLALLKEQGDAHECPLCGSELGHSGVERIEQQYDRERADLRALFSTKNNEAKQIEASLAQLGEQIARREGAASEMQRLAGQIARGEADLAAADQARARMAEDQRALEDVQLQLLKGDYEHGTRAELAKVDAMISALGDVETVKRQLAQAEEQSQRVERRIEEQRGIIAKVESIQRDIQAIEESLPALHDQETLVGELQTTLGMGDFAHEDRLAMERIKQQAKDLGYSSDAHRAAGEQARALVRWEEERRRLERAEERLADDRAALGRDEQSLARRDEDLADADARLAEIQASLLDLGPATRERDAAQLRADDLRRVLGVAQRDLGEKRGKLATVENAAVELFSQQQRRKELAARKALYDDLTLSFGKKGVQALLIETAVPEIQEEANKLLGRMTDNQMHLTFETQGATKKGDVTETLEIKIADGLGTRVYDAYSGGESFRVDFAIRIALAKLLARRAGARLETLVIDEGFGSQDAKGRERLVEAITSVQQDFGQILVVTHIQELKDLFPVQIEITKKPEGSTWAIA
- a CDS encoding formylglycine-generating enzyme family protein, translating into MSLESLLPRFITIPPAPFLMGTPMRDLSGLAKIYGGTRESYREESPQFPLSLHAFEIADVPVTNALYAAYVHASGARAPLHWRGPQPPDALLDHPVADVSWAEADGFCQWLSGAVFGLRRWGWPFQRAAHFRLPSEAEWEHAARGTDGRTFPWGDTWDARLANTQEAGLATTTRVGAYPQGASPYGCLDMCGNVWEWTASLDRLYPYSRHDDRERRSAEGRRILRGGCYANPHGYARCACRFRLGTDVHNPFLGFRLVRSS